One Thalassospira marina DNA window includes the following coding sequences:
- a CDS encoding DSD1 family PLP-dependent enzyme — protein MTDPAETTPVALSTLQTPCLILDETRMNRNIARLTERLATAGVGFRPHLKTPKSIDVARRVMPRPTGPATVSTLREAEQFFDHGVRDITYAVGIAPDKLARVQKLRADGANITIVIDNIDQARAIAALSDPTNPIPVLIEIDCDGHRSGVKPDDAALLCAIADILVPNSHLAGVLTHAGESYSAKSIADLEAAAEQERVAAVLAATILRGAGHACEVVSVGSSPTAHFAKSYDGVTEVRAGVFVFFDLFQAGINVCRIDDIALSVLTTVIGHQREKGWIIVDAGWMAMSRDRGTAGQAVDQGYGIACTLDGTPMDDLIMVGANQEHGILAIRPGADARLPDLAVGSKLRILPNHACATAAQHGAYHVCRSGEDFTHTTWSRFAGW, from the coding sequence ATGACGGACCCGGCAGAGACGACACCCGTTGCGCTAAGCACGTTACAGACACCGTGCCTTATTTTGGATGAAACGCGCATGAACCGGAATATTGCGCGCCTGACAGAACGGCTGGCAACAGCAGGCGTCGGGTTTCGTCCGCATTTGAAAACACCCAAATCCATTGATGTTGCCCGCCGCGTAATGCCCCGGCCAACCGGCCCGGCAACCGTTTCGACCCTTCGCGAAGCTGAACAGTTTTTTGACCATGGCGTGCGCGACATTACCTATGCTGTTGGCATCGCACCCGACAAACTGGCGCGTGTGCAAAAACTGCGCGCGGATGGGGCCAATATCACAATCGTAATTGATAACATCGATCAGGCACGTGCCATTGCCGCGCTGTCGGACCCAACAAACCCGATCCCGGTTTTAATTGAAATTGACTGTGATGGTCACCGATCAGGGGTAAAGCCGGATGATGCCGCGCTTTTATGCGCCATTGCCGATATTCTGGTGCCAAATTCCCATCTGGCCGGGGTCTTGACCCATGCCGGGGAAAGTTACAGCGCCAAATCCATTGCCGATCTGGAAGCCGCCGCCGAACAGGAACGGGTTGCTGCCGTGCTTGCTGCAACCATCCTGCGGGGGGCGGGGCATGCATGTGAAGTGGTAAGTGTCGGTTCCAGCCCCACGGCGCATTTCGCCAAAAGCTATGATGGTGTAACCGAGGTCCGGGCTGGTGTTTTTGTGTTTTTCGACCTGTTTCAGGCGGGCATTAATGTGTGCCGCATTGATGATATTGCCCTGTCGGTCTTGACCACGGTGATTGGTCATCAGCGTGAAAAGGGCTGGATCATTGTTGATGCTGGCTGGATGGCAATGTCGCGTGACCGGGGCACGGCGGGCCAGGCCGTTGATCAGGGGTATGGTATTGCCTGCACCCTCGATGGCACACCGATGGATGACCTGATCATGGTTGGTGCCAATCAGGAACATGGCATTCTGGCCATTCGTCCGGGCGCGGATGCGCGCCTGCCGGATTTGGCCGTAGGCAGCAAACTACGCATTTTGCCAAATCATGCCTGCGCAACAGCCGCCCAGCACGGTGCCTATCATGTGTGCCGCAGCGGCGAGGATTTCACCCATACAACATGGTCGCGCTTTGCGGGCTGGTAA
- a CDS encoding LysR substrate-binding domain-containing protein produces MINSIDLQFFMVIARASSLAAAARLLNVTPPAVTQRLAALEARLGVNLIDRRGRHLTLTDEGELLLERSERILAELGDITDRINDRRGLIAGHLRIAAPIGFGREYIAPAVRTFKHAHPDISVSLDLSDNPIGQQPENRDVIIHIGELRNQPFQMQHIAPNRRILCAAPAYIARFGPPATITDLAHHQCLILRENDEDVSLWRFHAAAKPKTKETVRVNGDMTSNDGNVIRDWALAGMGIALRSEWDVAQHIRKGRLVEILPDWQVDDAPIVALLGPRHFRAARIRHFINHLRTCLTPVPWNAMP; encoded by the coding sequence ATGATTAACAGCATCGACCTTCAGTTTTTTATGGTGATTGCCAGGGCTTCGTCGCTTGCGGCGGCGGCACGCCTTCTTAATGTCACCCCGCCTGCCGTGACCCAGCGCCTCGCCGCCCTTGAGGCCCGGCTGGGTGTTAACCTGATTGACCGGCGCGGCAGGCATTTAACCCTGACCGATGAAGGCGAATTGCTCCTTGAACGATCCGAACGGATTTTGGCGGAACTGGGCGATATCACCGACCGCATCAATGATCGCCGCGGACTGATCGCCGGGCATTTGCGCATTGCAGCGCCCATCGGCTTTGGGCGCGAATATATTGCCCCGGCCGTTCGCACCTTCAAACACGCGCACCCCGATATCAGTGTGTCGCTGGACCTGTCCGACAATCCGATCGGGCAGCAACCGGAAAACCGCGACGTCATCATTCATATCGGGGAATTGCGCAACCAGCCCTTCCAGATGCAGCATATCGCGCCCAACCGGCGCATTTTATGTGCCGCACCGGCCTATATCGCCCGGTTTGGCCCCCCGGCCACCATTACCGACCTTGCCCACCATCAATGCCTGATCCTGCGTGAAAATGACGAAGACGTCTCCCTGTGGCGTTTTCACGCCGCAGCAAAACCCAAAACGAAGGAAACCGTGCGGGTAAACGGCGATATGACATCAAATGATGGCAATGTGATCCGCGACTGGGCATTGGCGGGCATGGGCATTGCCCTGCGATCGGAATGGGATGTTGCTCAACATATTCGCAAAGGCAGGCTGGTTGAAATCCTGCCGGACTGGCAGGTCGATGATGCGCCAATCGTTGCCCTGCTGGGACCACGCCATTTTCGTGCCGCGCGCATTCGTCATTTCATTAACCATCTGCGCACCTGCCTGACGCCTGTTCCCTGGAACGCGATGCCATAA